Proteins encoded by one window of Silvibacterium dinghuense:
- the murQ gene encoding N-acetylmuramic acid 6-phosphate etherase gives MTEPQAGLKVPNASPAHTQPKLHDLVTERPNEASQGFDTKSALEIARIINQEDAKVAAAVKKALPEVAQVIDAVARSLRDGGRLIYIGAGSSGRIASLDACECPPYFSTSPQTVQYIMAGGPKALASPVEVNEDSEELGQRDIARRRPTRKDVVIGLSSSGRTPYVVAAVAYARARGAKTACITCNADTPLAQASDIAIIADVGPEVISGSTRMKAATAQKMICNMITTGAMTRLGYVYENLMVNVHMQNSKLVERGIGILMRACAITRERAVEVIKSAGRSVPVALVMLKAGVDKPEAVRRLTHSNGNVRQAIEDNSSEL, from the coding sequence ATGACGGAACCCCAGGCTGGCTTGAAGGTCCCCAACGCTTCGCCGGCGCATACTCAGCCGAAGCTTCATGATCTGGTTACCGAGAGACCGAACGAGGCCTCCCAGGGCTTTGATACGAAATCGGCTCTCGAGATTGCACGCATCATTAACCAGGAAGACGCCAAGGTGGCCGCAGCGGTCAAGAAGGCACTGCCTGAAGTTGCCCAGGTGATCGACGCCGTGGCCCGAAGTCTGCGGGACGGTGGCCGGCTCATCTACATTGGAGCCGGCTCGAGCGGCCGCATCGCTTCGCTCGATGCCTGCGAGTGCCCGCCCTATTTCTCGACTTCTCCGCAGACCGTGCAGTACATCATGGCCGGCGGTCCGAAGGCTCTTGCTTCGCCGGTAGAGGTGAACGAGGACTCCGAAGAATTGGGCCAGCGCGATATCGCCCGTCGTCGTCCCACGCGCAAGGATGTGGTGATCGGCCTGTCTTCGAGCGGCCGGACTCCTTATGTTGTTGCGGCCGTGGCCTATGCCCGCGCACGCGGCGCGAAGACGGCCTGCATCACCTGCAATGCGGATACGCCGCTGGCCCAGGCATCGGATATTGCCATCATTGCCGATGTCGGCCCCGAGGTGATCTCCGGCTCGACCCGCATGAAGGCCGCGACCGCGCAGAAGATGATCTGCAACATGATCACCACCGGCGCGATGACCCGCCTTGGCTATGTGTACGAGAACCTGATGGTCAACGTGCACATGCAGAACTCGAAGCTGGTAGAACGCGGCATCGGCATCCTGATGCGCGCCTGCGCCATTACGCGCGAGCGGGCAGTAGAAGTGATCAAGTCTGCCGGCCGCAGCGTGCCGGTGGCGCTTGTGATGCTCAAGGCCGGTGTCGATAAGCCGGAAGCGGTGCGGCGTCTGACGCATTCGAACGGGAATGTGCGGCAGGCAATCGAAGACAACTCCTCGGAACTTTGA